TCGCCTTCGGCGTCTTCCCCCAGGACGACGAGCAGAAGACCTTCCTGCTCAAGCCCGGCGTCTTCCTCGACGGCAAGGACGAAGCCTTCGATCCCAAGCTGATCAAGGAATACGTAGGCCATTCCTTCTTCGACTATTCCGCTCCCGGCGGCCTGCATTACAGCGTCGGCGAGACCGTCCCCAACCCGGACAAGAAGGGCGCCTATAGTTTCGTCAAGGCTCCGCGCTACAAGGACAAACCCTGCGAAGTGGGCCCCTTGGCCCGCATGTGGGTGGAAAACCCCGAACTCAGCCCCGTGGGCCAGAAGCTCCTCAAGGACCTGTATGGCATCGAGGCCAAGAACTTCCGCGACCTGGGCGACAAGGCCTTCTCCATCATGGGCCGCCACGTGGCCCGCGCCGAGGAGACCTGGATGGTGGCCACGGCCGTTGAGAAATGGCTCAAGGATGTCACGGCCGGCGGAGAAACCTACGCCAAGCCCGAGCTCCCGGACGTCGGCGAAGGCACCGGCTTCACCGAGGCCCCCCGCGGCTCCCTGCTGCACTACCTGAAGATCAAGGACAAGAAGATCGAAAGCTACCAGATCGTGTCCGCCACCCTCTGGAACGCCAACCCCCGCGACGACATGGGCCAGCGCGGTCCCATCGAGGAGGCTCTGATCGGCGTGCCGGTTCCGGACATCAAGAATCCCGTCAACGTCGGGCGCCTCGTTCGCGCCTTTGACCCGTGACTGGGCTGTGCCGTGCACGTGCTGCACGCTGAAACCGGTGAAGAACACGTCATCAACGTTGACTGATTCGTATCCGATGGATCATGAAGGGCCGGGCGACCGGCCCTTTTTTTTGAACGACGCCACAACGCAACGCGCCGCAACCAGGCGGCGCAGGATTTCGGAGAGCATGGCATGAAAAGACTTTTGGTGCTTGGGGTGGGGAATCTGCTGCTGACCGACGATGGGGCGGGGGTGCACGCGGTGCAGGACCTGTCCCGGGAGGAGTGGAACCCCGATGAGGTCGATTTTCTGGATGGCGCGACCTTCACCCAGGACATTTTCTACGTTTTTCAGGAATACGAGCGGGTGCTGGTCCTCGATTGCGTCAAGGGCGGCCGCGAGCCCGGCACCATCTACCGCTTCACCGAGGAAAATCTGCGGGAGAACGGGGAGCAGCGCCTCTCGCTGCACGACATCGACCTTCTCGATTCCCTCAGGATGGCGGAGCTGCTCGGCCACAAGCCGCAGACGCTCGTCGTCATCGGCATCGAACCCCTGACCATCAGCGACTGGTCCATGGAACTGTCCGAACCCGTCAAGGCGAACTACCCGAAGTACCTGGAGGCCGCCCGGCGGGAAATCCGCGCCCTGTTGGCCTGACATCAATATAAAAGGCTCCGCCGGCAGCAACCGACGGAGCCTTTCATTCACTTCGCGCGCAAAACCTATTCTTTCTTGCCTTCCTTCGATCCGGCCGGCGCGGCCTTGGCGGCCGGAGCCTCCTGGCCGGGAGCCTTGGCGCCCGCGGGCTCGAATTCCTTGCGCATTTCCTCGGTCAGGGTTTCGAGCTTGGGCACCACGCCCTGCATGTAGGTGCGGGCCACGGTCATGCTCTGCTGCATGAGCTCGGGCATCTTGGACGTGACCTTCTTGCCGAGGTCGGACTTGTAGAAATCCACCAGGCCCTTGGTCTCCTCTTCGGTGAAGACGGACGTGTACAGGTCCAGATACTGCGGCTTGACCTTGTCCCAGGCCATGTCCTCCTTGAGGATGGCGTCGAAGCGCTTGGAATACTTGTCGAGCTTGGGCTTGTCGGCTTCCTGGACGTTCATCTGGGCCGTGATCTGCTGGAAGATCATGGTCACCTGGGCCTTCATCTTTTCCATGACCATGTCGCCTTCGGTGATCTTGATCAGTTCCTCGGCCAGGGCCCGGTGCTCCTTTTCCCCGGCGACGGCCGTGGAGCAGGCAAGCATGAAACACAAAACAAAGGCAAATTTTCTCAACATGTTGTCTCCTTAAGGGAAGGGCAGGGACCGGTCGTTTGGGCTGGGCGGATGCGCGCCGCTCGCGTGCCGGAGGGGGGCGGATATCGCCTGGACGGCTGCTCTCTAGTCCAAGCGGAGGCGGAAGACAAGTGGCGCGGGGACAGGCCTGGACCCGTCCCCGCACCGCGCGGCTCAGAGTTCGACCGTCACGAGGGACGCGGCTTTCTTGGCCTTGTTCACGGCTTTGTCGATGCTCTCGTCCCGGGCTACGACCACGCCCATGCGGCGCTTGCCGCCGACCTCGGGCTTGCCGAAGAGGCGCAGGTCCGTGTCGGGTTCGGCCAGGGCTGCTTCGAGGTTGCCGAAGCGGACCCGGTTCGATGTGCCTTCGACCAGGATGACGCTTGAGGCCGAGGGACCGTGCTGGCGGATGACGGGCACGGGCAGGCCGAGGATGGCTCGGGCGTGCAGGGCGAACTCCGAGAGGTCCTGGGAGATGAGGGTCACCAGGCCCGTGTCGTGGGGGCGCGGGGAGACCTCGCTGAAATAGACCGTGTCGCCCTTGATGAACAGTTCCACGCCGAAGATTCCGCGGCCGCCCAGGGCGCCCGTCACGGCCTCGGCCATGCGCCGGGCTTCGGCCAGGGCGGCCTGGCTCATGGGCTGGGGCTGCCAGGACTGCTGGTAGTCGCCGTCCTTCTGGTAGTGCCCGATGGGCTCGCAGAAGGTCGTGCCGCCGATGTGGCGCACGGTCAGCAGGGTGATCTCGTAGTCGAAGTCCACGAAGCCCTCGACGATGACCTTGCCCTTGCCCGTGCGACCGCCTTCCTGGGCGTATTTCCACGATTTCTCGGCGTCGGCCGGAGTCTTGACCACGGACTGCCCCTTGCCCGAGGAACTCATGATGGGCTTGACCACGCACGGCGTGCCCACGGCCTCCACGGCCGCCAGGTATTCCTCGTAGGTTTCGGCGAAGCGGTAGGGCGAGGTGGCCAGGCCCAGCTCCTCGGCCGCCAGGCGGCGGATGCCCTCGCGGTTCATGGTCAGCTTCGCGGCGCGGGCCGTGGGGATGACCGTGACCCCCTCTGCTTCCAGTTCCAGCAGGGTGTCCGTGGCGATGGCCTCGATCTCGGGGACGATGAAGTCCGGCCGCTCGCTCTCGATGATGCGGCGCAGGGCCTGCCCGTCGAGCATGGACACCGTGTGGGAGCGGTGGGCGACCTGCATGGCCGGGGCATTTTCGTACCTGTCCACGGCGACGACCTCGACGCCGAGGCGCTGCAGTTCAATGACCACTTCCTTGCCCAGTTCGCCGGAGCCGAGCAGGAGCACCTTGGTGGCCGTGGGGGAGAGGGGGGTTCCTATGTGCGCCATGTGTACCTCGCAGTAAAATTGATGTGTTCGGTGGCCGAAGCCCTAGCCCAAGTCGCCGCGGTTGGCCAGAGCGGGGACGGGATAAGGCTTGACGCATGCCCGCGCCGCGGGCCATAGATCGTGACTTTCCTGAGGATCGGAGGTTCCATGAACAAATTCGTATTGTCGGTCATCGGCAAGGACAAGCCGGGCATTCTGGCAAAAATATCGACCATTCTGTTTGCGCACGGCTGCAACATCGAGGACGTCAGCCAGACCATTTTGCAGACGGAGTTCGCATCCATATTCATCGTTCTCAACCCCGAGGGGCACCCCCTGGACACGATCGGCGCCGCGCTGAACGAGGCCTTGGGCGGCATGGGGCTGAGCGCCCATCTGAGTCCCATGACCTCGGCCGCCGCGCCGGTCCCGGCCCAGAGCCAGCCCTTCGTCATCACCACCCGCGGCGTGGACAAGCCCGGCACCATCTCGGCCGTGACCACGGCCATCGCCTCCCTGGCCTGCAACGTGGTCAACTTCCGGGCCATCATCACCCAGGAGGACGGCGTGGACGAGATGATCATGATCTTCGAGGTCGACATGCCCATGGGCGTCGATCATCGGCAGCTTCGGCAGGTCATGCAGCAGGTTTGCGCGGGCTTCGGGCTGGACGTCTCGGTCCAGCACCGCGAAATTTTCGAAACGATTCACCGAGTCTAGGAGGCCCGACATGCTCAACGACCGCGAGGTCCTCTCCACCCTGTCCATGATCAAGAACGAGAATCTGGACGTGCGCACCGTGACGCTTGGTATCAGCCTGCTCGAATGCGCGTCCCACGATCTCCCGCGTTTCACCGACGCCATATACAAGCGCATCACCACCCTGGCCAAGGACCTTGTCGCCGTCTGCGACGAGGTCGGCGACCGCTACGGCATCCCCGTGGTCAACAAGCGCATCTCCGTCAGCCCCATCGCCGTGGCAGCCGCGCCCTTTGACAGCCGCGGCATGGTTGAGGTGGCCAAGACCCTGGACCAGGCGGCCCGGGACGTGAAGGTCGACTTCATCGGCGGTTTCGGCGCCCTGGTCGAGAAGGGCATGGCCAAGGGCGACCTAGCCCTCATCGAGGCCATCCCCGAGGCCCTGGACGTGACCGAGCGCATGTGCTCGTCCGTCAACGTGGCCTCGACCCGCGCCGGCATCAATATGGACGCCGTGGGGCTCATGGGCCGCACCATCAAGGCCACGGCCGAACGCACCAAGGACCGCGACGGCCTGGGCTGCGCCAAGCTCGTGGTCTTCGCCAACATCCCCGAGGACGTGCCCTTCATGGCCGGCGCCTATCTGGGCGTGGGCGAGGCCGGTTCGGTCATCAACGTCGGCGTCAGTGGCCCCGGCGTGGTCAGGAAGGCCATCGACCGCGCCCTGCAGGACAACCCCGGCGCCCACTTGGGCGAACTGGCCGACGTCATCAAGCGCACGGCCTACAAGGTCACGCGCGTGGGCGAGATCATCGGCCGCGAGGTGGCCCGCATCCTGGCCGTGGAGTTCGGCATCGTGGACCTGTCCCTGGCCCCGACGCCCAACGTCGGCGACAGCGTGGGCGAGATCTTCCAGTCCCTGGGCCTGGGCGCCATCGGCGTGCCCGGCTCCACGGCGGCT
The Desulfomicrobium escambiense DSM 10707 genome window above contains:
- the hysA gene encoding NiFeSe hydrogenase large subunit HysA is translated as MSQAANPATDGKIKIAIDPLTRVEGHLKIEVEVKEGKVVDAKCSGGMFRGFEQILKGRDPRDSSQIVQRICGVCPTAHCTASVMAQDEAFGVKVPTNGRITRNLIFGANYLQSHILHFYHLAALDYVKGPDVSPFVPRYANADLLTDRITDGAKAEATNTYGLNQYLKALEVRRICHEMVAMFGGRMPHVQGMVGGGATQIPTAEKLAEYAARFKEVQKFVVDEYLPLIYTLGSVYTDLFATGVGYKNVIAFGVFPQDDEQKTFLLKPGVFLDGKDEAFDPKLIKEYVGHSFFDYSAPGGLHYSVGETVPNPDKKGAYSFVKAPRYKDKPCEVGPLARMWVENPELSPVGQKLLKDLYGIEAKNFRDLGDKAFSIMGRHVARAEETWMVATAVEKWLKDVTAGGETYAKPELPDVGEGTGFTEAPRGSLLHYLKIKDKKIESYQIVSATLWNANPRDDMGQRGPIEEALIGVPVPDIKNPVNVGRLVRAFDPULGCAVHVLHAETGEEHVINVD
- the hysD gene encoding NiFeSe hydrogenase maturation protease; the protein is MKRLLVLGVGNLLLTDDGAGVHAVQDLSREEWNPDEVDFLDGATFTQDIFYVFQEYERVLVLDCVKGGREPGTIYRFTEENLRENGEQRLSLHDIDLLDSLRMAELLGHKPQTLVVIGIEPLTISDWSMELSEPVKANYPKYLEAARREIRALLA
- a CDS encoding DUF2059 domain-containing protein, giving the protein MLRKFAFVLCFMLACSTAVAGEKEHRALAEELIKITEGDMVMEKMKAQVTMIFQQITAQMNVQEADKPKLDKYSKRFDAILKEDMAWDKVKPQYLDLYTSVFTEEETKGLVDFYKSDLGKKVTSKMPELMQQSMTVARTYMQGVVPKLETLTEEMRKEFEPAGAKAPGQEAPAAKAAPAGSKEGKKE
- the purT gene encoding formate-dependent phosphoribosylglycinamide formyltransferase, whose translation is MAHIGTPLSPTATKVLLLGSGELGKEVVIELQRLGVEVVAVDRYENAPAMQVAHRSHTVSMLDGQALRRIIESERPDFIVPEIEAIATDTLLELEAEGVTVIPTARAAKLTMNREGIRRLAAEELGLATSPYRFAETYEEYLAAVEAVGTPCVVKPIMSSSGKGQSVVKTPADAEKSWKYAQEGGRTGKGKVIVEGFVDFDYEITLLTVRHIGGTTFCEPIGHYQKDGDYQQSWQPQPMSQAALAEARRMAEAVTGALGGRGIFGVELFIKGDTVYFSEVSPRPHDTGLVTLISQDLSEFALHARAILGLPVPVIRQHGPSASSVILVEGTSNRVRFGNLEAALAEPDTDLRLFGKPEVGGKRRMGVVVARDESIDKAVNKAKKAASLVTVEL
- a CDS encoding glycine cleavage system protein R, which translates into the protein MNKFVLSVIGKDKPGILAKISTILFAHGCNIEDVSQTILQTEFASIFIVLNPEGHPLDTIGAALNEALGGMGLSAHLSPMTSAAAPVPAQSQPFVITTRGVDKPGTISAVTTAIASLACNVVNFRAIITQEDGVDEMIMIFEVDMPMGVDHRQLRQVMQQVCAGFGLDVSVQHREIFETIHRV
- a CDS encoding PFL family protein, with the translated sequence MLNDREVLSTLSMIKNENLDVRTVTLGISLLECASHDLPRFTDAIYKRITTLAKDLVAVCDEVGDRYGIPVVNKRISVSPIAVAAAPFDSRGMVEVAKTLDQAARDVKVDFIGGFGALVEKGMAKGDLALIEAIPEALDVTERMCSSVNVASTRAGINMDAVGLMGRTIKATAERTKDRDGLGCAKLVVFANIPEDVPFMAGAYLGVGEAGSVINVGVSGPGVVRKAIDRALQDNPGAHLGELADVIKRTAYKVTRVGEIIGREVARILAVEFGIVDLSLAPTPNVGDSVGEIFQSLGLGAIGVPGSTAALAMLNDAVKKGGAFASSRVGGLSGAFIPVSEDLNIAAAAAGGQLCLEKLEAMTAVCSVGLDMVALPGDTTAETISGIIADEMAIGMINKKTTAARLIPVPGKKAGDKVHFGGLLGEAEIMPVRSNAVSGGFVSRGGAIPAPLQALIN